A region of Rhodamnia argentea isolate NSW1041297 chromosome 9, ASM2092103v1, whole genome shotgun sequence DNA encodes the following proteins:
- the LOC115742874 gene encoding transcription factor CPC-like, translated as MGERDHSSHESNGCAEEARAEESKAEFSEDEEKLIARMFSLVGERWSLIAGRIPGRTAEEIEKFWASKHSASNHLR; from the exons ATGGGAGAAAGAGACCACAGCTCTCATGAAAGCAATGGGTGTGCAGAAG AGGCCAGAGCAGAGGAATCGAAGGCAGAGTTCTCTGAAGATGAGGAGAAACTGATTGCTAGGATGTTCAGCTTGGTGGGAGAAAG GTGGTCGCTTATAGCTGGGAGAATCCCGGGAAGAACGGCAGAAGAGATTGAGAAGTTCTGGGCTTCAAAGCACTCTGCATCTAATCATCTAAGATGA